ctgactggggaacagggcaatcagaatatatgccatcttggagtgcgtgtgtgtgaggtagtgagagaataaagtgtgaagacttcacagggtatatgtgtgtgtgtgtgtgtgtgtgtacatatatatatacacacacacacacgcacacacacacacacatatatgtattaatgtttgagaatcaatatttagagaaaagggaaatgggataaatttgagtctgtgggaatctgattatttagcctttaggaatgtctttctcccccttcttctttagatttgtagatgtcacctcagcgGAGAATGGAATATAAGactgtgaaagcttccctatgaataactcaggcaagttgatactcaaatagtacaaatttagttaggatgtggacctcaccaggcctaagttttgttttcctgtaaatcatatgatttcggggaaatcaggtgatattctcctctccccctcccctagcctactcacaaactGCCAtcctaacattaaagtttccctataaggtaattctgtagtttctgtgctggtattgggtaaaacttattcctggttagattgggAGGCCACCCGTCCCCGCAAATGGGGACAGAgttccagcctctggggtgggatttcttagaattgtttgtacaaggatatatatccccttgcttgccttctctcccttgcctctcttcactactatctccgccctggtagtgggagatgcccaattctcacgagacttgatcaaataaagcttctgttttgtttccatcTTGAGAAAGCCAAGAcacttctgtttttttatttgagtcgGTGGTCTGTTGACCCACACAggtggaagggtagaaatggggagaaaatttgtaatttaaactcttgtgaaaattaatgctgaaaactaaaaatattaaataatgacttttttaaaaagcccttcaACACTGTGAGTAAACTGACaatgaaggatttaaaaaaagacatggaCAAGATGAGTAGCACAAGATGAGAAGGCATATATGAGTAGGTTTTGGGGGAGTACAACATAATTGAGCTCATAGATCCACTGGGGGAAATACTGGGGGGAAAAAGTGTTATGGTAGTCTAGAGCCCTGGCAAGGGCTCTAGAGTAAGATTAAGCTCTCCTATAACCTGCTGCCCAATTAAAAAGATCCAATTCTACCTTATACAGATCATTCAAATACTGAAGGACAATTTATTTACACTATATGCCTAGCATGGGGGTGATAGTTTAGATTATGGGGTTACCTTCTTCACTGGTATAAAATCATAGTTAGAAGGAACCACAGATCATCTCTTCTAATGTCttcatttgacaagcatttaaaCAAGTCGTCCAAGGTCATGTATTGAGTATGAAATTAACTTCAAGGAATAGTCAAGAGCGAGGTGGGAAGTGAAAACACTACCAACATGATAAATGCTCATTTTAACATAGCTCTTAATAAactttaagggcagctaggtgctgcagtggattgagcaccaggcctggagtcaggaagactcatcttcctgaattcaaatccagcctcagacacttaccaggtatgtgtccctgggcaagtcaattcatcgtttgcctcaatttcctcatttgtaaaatgagctggagaaggaaatgacaaatcactccagtatctctgccaagaaaacctccaatggggtcaggaagaattggacacaactgaacaacaataaacctTAAGAGTTTTCATTAAACAATACTATAAAGGTGGATTAGATAAATGTTATGAGCAGGTTAacctagatgacttctaaaattGTTTCCTTTCAGCTTCAAAGGCTAtaattcccactttatagataaggaaagataGCTAGCTTGCCCAAAGTGGAGAGGATCTGAGGCAAAACTGAACACAGCTCTTCAGATAAAGTCTAGGATttacagaaggaagaaatgaatctTATCATcttatttacattttgtaatattttagCCTACAGGGAGGCTAGGGTGGCACAGGGGCCAATTTATGGCTAAATTTGTGATCCTCCATGAAGTAGATAACTGTACTTTAAATAACTTAAGACTGACTAGaaataactacacacacacacgagtgcCTGCAAAGAGGGTCAAGGCCAGCACTCCACTTTTCACCCAAAGCTTATTCCTGGTTTCTGAGGGGAAAGAAATCTGACTCCTTATAGAGAAACAAAAGTctttacaaaacaaatataatcTGACATATTGGCTTTATACAAGGTACTTGAGTAAGACATAGCACAGTCCTACCTACTTTCATGGGGAGATCTGAACCATACAGGAGACACACACTcctcccattctacttttgaattgTTCTAATTGTTATGGAAAATGGACTGGATTTGGCATTTTCCCACACCCGTTCAGTTCCAGATCCATGAATTTGCCATTTGTATGacctaaggcagctaggtggcacagtgaatagagcagcagacctggaatcaggaaaactcatcaaatcttggctcagacacttatcagttgtgtgaccctgggcaagtcacttaaccctgtttgccttagtttcctcatctgtataaaaggaactgcagaaggaaattgcaaaccacttcagtatttttgccaagaaaaccccaaagagggtcatgaagagtgagaaaacatgacctgagcaagtcacttaactcttgggtctttcctcatcagtgaaaatatgtaggttgaactaaatgaactctgaggtctCCCCAGCTCATGAGATTATTTACCTCTTCTCAACTTCCACCTATTGTTTCCTTGGGTCGGAAGTCAGACAACAAGCCTTTGTTGTAACACCTGTGTGCAAAGAGCCATAGCACTGGACgtacaaagaaagtttttaaaaatacctctTCTCCAGGAGCTCACGGTCAAAGCAGAGAATAAAAACACCACCTCAGCTCTAGACCTCTAGAGATCAAGCCTATTGAGTAGATCCGCTGGGTTTTAGAACTCAGCCTCTAGTAAAGCTGTTCTGATATGTTAAGTGGGTGTGAGATGATGTATTCTGGTAAATAAGAGAACGGAAATTCGGGTAACCCATCCTAACTAGCTAGCCCCAGATCATGCTTAGCATCTATCTATCCAACCTGCTCCCCCAGACCAGCTCTAGCACCATCACCAGACTTTACCTCATTTCCCCCCATACTAATACTGCTTATTGAAACATCCCCTGGCTCTTTATCATTCCTGCGACTCCCCCAGATTGAAACTCCCAACCCTATCCATTGAGTTGTAAAAACTCCTATAGTAAAATACGTGGCACATGGCAGGTCAATGATAATATTTCACTCATTCATGCTCATGGATGCTATTGGGGGGAGCCTTGTTCAGAAAGAGGTTGGACTACACCATTTTTTTTGTCCCTTCCACCTCAAAGATTTTGCGattctataaaccttaaagtaccataaatatgttcaaatgagatgatgtatgcaaaatgctttggaaatctCAAAGTGCCATACAAATGTTCGCTATTACTACCACTAGATCAGGATTCTGGCCTCCTAATAGAAACTTGTAGCATCTTGTATAAAGGGCACACCTAGACACTACTTTCAGGACGTTAAGACACAATCACAATAAACCTTACTGCTATACTTAGTTCGAGTGATGCATGTTTGACTCAagacattttctccttttcagaTGGGTACAGGAAATGACACCAATTTTGTGGACATTTCTAAGGTAGAACAGTCTGGGTAACCTTTGCCACAACCctcaaaaacccagagaaaatgAAGGTGTGAAGCTTTCAAGTCTAAAATTCCATGTCATATTGATCCCTCAAAACAATGCCATTACTATCAGAAAGATCTTAAGTAATTTCTCTCTCCCACAAACACATATGCAAAACACCAACTAGGCTGGCTTGACCCTAAAGGCCATTATTAGGCAACCCCAGCACTGCCTGACATCCAACTAGTTTTTCAGAACTGCTGAGCAGAACGACctttgagaggaaaagaaaaaataaataaaatttgaccttttttttttttttactgctccCTTTTAATGTCCAATCAACTCAAAACAATCCCAAATCCTAAAATAACACATAAAAATGGATCACCTCAGACTAATGTCTGACAAATGGGTCTTTTATTAGAGTGTTATCATTTGCCAGAGGTGAATTTTGGCCATTAGCCAATGAAGCATTTTTCTGACCTAGTGTGTGCTTGGGTatgatagagaagaaaatgagccaGGGATAATATATAttcagaaactaaaaaaaaaaccttaaaaattatctatctttctaattttaaagataaCTCAATTGTGTCCTTCTAGCCTCCATTACTGGCTGAAAAAACAGAAAAGCCCAAAGATAAAAAATTATTGGTTTACAATTGTtaggtaggagaaaaaaaaattactaagagATAGTAGGTGCCAAACAACAGCCATTTTGGATTCTCCtctgaactttaaaaaacaaagattaaaaagtcAATTTAAGATACTAGTTAACACCCCAATGGCTTTGCAGACTTAAGTTATTCTACTCTTTACTGGACCTACATACCACCCACAAGAATGGGGAGTTGGTTAGTCCCAAGAGGAGCTGTATCaactccattttcttttattcgGACTTCCCAAATTCACAGTGGAAAGTTACTTGGTCTGTTAGTCACAAACTTGGCTCCCATTGCAGCCTGGGGGATGGAGAAGAAAGCATTACAGCAAAAGAATAAATACTCTCCTTAGATCCCTGTGGTGCCCTGCACACCACCCCTCATTGAACTGCAAAGGAGAAAGTACACTGGGTCTTCCACTTTCTGAGCTCAGCCAATACAAACTGCTCCCTCCCCCTTACCCTTTTTAATCCAAGTGACAGTGCAGAAAAGCCTGGTAGGTAGGCGAGGGAGAAaacatttgtttctatttgccCAACAGAGGACAATCCACCTCCTAAATCAGGGCTCTTTAACCATCTGTGTATGTTTTATGGATCCTTCTGGCAGTCTActgaagcctacagacccctcctcagaaaaatgttcttaaatgcataaaataaaatgcgtAAGACTACAAAGGAAGCCAGTCATAATGAAACAgtttctgttttaatagcttaaaatcgcaccaagacttttgggataccctgggTGTGTGCATTATACGTTACATACTATGTACCAATCACTGCCAGGCACCTGAGATGAACAAGGCGGACAGGGTTGGTAATAACAAAGAAAGGGatatgcttttctttccttttaacaaaCAGAAAGTGACTATAGGGTACGGTTGCATGTAGAtaaagtcaagaaacatttattaagtgcctactacatgctagcCACTAGAACTTAgggtgcttggcatgtagtaggtatttaatacacTTAAGTGACTAGGCGGTcagggtacaaagaaaagcaacaatACAGTCCCTGGGAACTTAAAAATATATCTGTATGTAACTCTAGACACATACGTATATTTATGCACACACGTATGCACAGAaataagtatatattttatatgcgcTCGTATGTACAcagaatacatacacatattacacatgtgtgcacacacatacatatctacatgtaCACAGAAATATGtatctacaaacacacacacatacatccacatACCCGCACATACTTAAAATTCACAATCCCAAAGGAGGGTCCCGGCTTGGAAGGTCTCGTGTCAAGCCCCCAGGCTCAGATCCCACCTAGGCGGAGACTCTTCCCCTGGATCCCAGGGGAGAAGCCCAACAAACTGCAGGAGAGGGAGCATGGGGGCGCAGCGTCGGACCCCCGGGGTGGCTCCGAGAGCCGCAAGTGCGGTCCCGCCCCGAGGTCGGACCCCGGCTGCTGGAGCCGCCCCCAGAGAGGGAGTCACGGCTTGGGGCGCGGGGCGCGGCTCGAGCTCCAGGCCCTGCTTCGGGATGACCCCGATCCTCCCTTCCCCTCGGGGCCCGCGGAGTGGGAGAAGGCGCCCGCACTGACCTGCTTCCTGACTCGCAGCACCCTGAACACTCGGCTGCCGTACTTGTCGTTGCTGGCCCGGTTAAATTCTTTGATGGCGAAGTTGAGCGCTTGTTGCACGCCCTCCTCGTTCTCGTTGGCTTCCGTGAGGCCGCCTATGAGGCGGGGCAGACGGTCGGCGTGGACCGCTAAGACCAGGGcgagcagcagcagctgcagcagcaggaaggaCCGGGGTCCGGCCATCGCGGCGATCCGGGGTGCGCAGGCAGGCAGGGCAGCTAGCTCAGAGGAGGACGTAGCCGAGGATCGCTGCGGAGACACACGCCTCCCGCCGCCCGGCCGGCTATATTTAAACGCCTTCTCTTTGGGCCCCGCCCCCAGCTCGGCCCTGCCTCcgtcctgcccctccccccgtGCTGAGCCCGAGGGAAGCTGGAAGAAGCCGCTGCCCCGAGCCAGATGACCACTTTTCCACCtcggttttgttctttttttttggggggaggggggaaagtcaCATGCCTGTATGGAGCATACGGGGCGGGAGGGTCCAGGACCTTCCCTTTTAGGACTACCTTAAAAAATCCCTTTGaaaattgtttgttttcatttggcaagcatttattatctattttattgttacGTGATTAtaagtaatttgtttttatttacgcACACTTGGGGATAGATTTTATTTCATCCAAGCGTGCACCTCTGTATCCGCAGTGGTCTTACAACGTACGGAGACCAGGGAAATTAACACCAGTGAGTGAGGGCCcctggcttttctggcttccttctagGTTCAGCTAAAAGGCCATGGGGTATTTTTTCCACCCATCTctcaccccttccccccaccccctgactGAGATTACCTTCTAGTTACATAGTCTGTATGTTGcgtgtacattttttaaaaaatccttgttTCCTCCATGAGAATGGAAGTtttttgaggtcagggatggtgtctttgtctttccttgtatcccagaTGCTTAGTCAATAACATTTGGGGCTAGGGAGACCTCCATTCAAATATGGCTGTAGTTACTTCCTAgtgctgtgactctgggcaaatcacttactctctgtTTGTTaaagtttcctcagctctaaaatagggatattaCTACCTACCTGCctgtgttgttgtgaggaccgcattagatactatttgtaaagcacttagcatagtacctggtatgtagtaggcactatataaatgccgactccttctcctccttatatattaagcacctactgcattcCAGGGATCTTGCTAagtgccagtgcctggcacatagtaagcaattaaatGTTTCTGAACTTTACCTTCATGCAACCTCacgttttatttgctttttttttaaagtttcccaATTAGTACCAACCCTGTCCAACTCACTGATCgaagtgcctagcatagtacctggtacatagaaggcacttgcttgttgattgactgatctgAGTTTTATTGCTTCTTAAAATTGACTTAATTTACATAATTGTagtcacagtttttttttttcgtaTTATTCACTTCAGGTCTGTTTTGTTCACTGTATCACAATACAATCTTCCCACATATATTCTATTTGGGAGGCAAGGTAGTACACCAGAGAATGCATTATTAATACTGAAGTcaaaggacttgaattcaaatcccacctcctctaCTTCTTACCTGTGTGGCATTAAACAAACCCTGTAACCAATGATTTCTAAATGATATGGTGGGCCCTGGTGGGCCCCACTCAACAGCAGGCATGCCCTGATTTGACCACACAATGTAGTTTTTATTGCACCACATGCCCCCAGACTCAAtcataggccccactgaacagcaagTTGACTCTCCTTGTTAGCCACTGCTCCCAGACTTAATATAGCCACTGCCCTTACCTAGCCATTGCCCACCTCCAATAtcttaacttcttcatatatgacTCACTGCCTCACCAGAACTACAaatgtgtccatgaactcatatttctcccagaaatagcaggcatgtccatgtgatgggatcccagccactgcctctagcttgCTATTGctcccagacccattcctcatgaATTCTTTTCACAGAAACAGGTGTGTCtgtgcactcaaccacaaccacatccatctaatcTCTGAAAGGACCataatactcagccaatcagaaagcaacaCCACCAGGATGCCTGAGCAGGATGTGGACTTCCAAACAATTAAGAGACTTTTTCTAAGTAGGTACCTgtgcagtaatagcaaaagctgtcctttaggtgaatTTATGATAGAGaaaattgtttgttttcatttggcaagcatttattatctattttattgttacGTGATTAtaagtaatttgtttttatttacgcACACTTGGGGATAGATTTTATTTCATCCAAGCGTGCACCTCTGTATCCGCAGTGGTCTTACAACGTACGGAGACCAGGGAAATTAACACCAGTGAGTGAGGGCCcctggcttttctggcttccttctagGTTCAGCTAAAAGGCCATGGGGTATTTTTTCCACCCATCTctcaccccttccccccaccccctgactGAGATTACCTTCTAGTTACATAGTCTGTATGTTgtgtgtacattttttaaaaaatccttgttTCCTCCATGAGAATGGAAGTtttttgaggtcagggatggtgtctttgtctttccttgtatcccagaTGCTTAGTCAATAACATTTGGGGCTAGGGAGACCTCCATTCAAATATGGCTGTAGTTACTTCCTAgtgctgtgactctgggcaaatcacttactctctgtTTGTTaaagtttcctcagctctaaaatagggatattaCTACCTACCTGCctgtgttgttgtgaggaccgcattagatactatttgtaaagcacttagcatagtacctggtatgtagtaggcactatataaatgccgactccttctcctccttatatattaagcacctactgcattcCAGGGATCTTGCTAagtgccagtgcctggcacatagtaagcaattaaatGTTTCTGAACTTTACCTTCATGCAACCTCacgttttatttgctttttttttaaagtttcccaATTAGTACCAACCCTGTCCAACTCACTGATCgaagtgcctagcatagtacctggtacatagaaggcacttgcttgttgattgactgatctgAGTTTTATTGCTTCTTAAAATTGACTTAATTTACATAATTGTagtcacagtttttttttttcgtaTTATTCACTTCAGGTCTGTTTTGTTCACTGTATCACAATACAATCTTCCCACATATATTCTATTTGGGAGG
This region of Trichosurus vulpecula isolate mTriVul1 chromosome 3, mTriVul1.pri, whole genome shotgun sequence genomic DNA includes:
- the CST3 gene encoding cystatin-C; its protein translation is MAGPRSFLLLQLLLLALVLAVHADRLPRLIGGLTEANENEEGVQQALNFAIKEFNRASNDKYGSRVFRVLRVRKQLVAGVKYYIDAEVRRTTCTKSVADLASCPYHEDPALKKHSVCVFEVYTIPWLGKTTLLKNECKDA